The following DNA comes from Nymphalis io chromosome 12, ilAglIoxx1.1, whole genome shotgun sequence.
cagattataactaaagacacatttaatatataagtaaacattataagcaagctaagttataacccaacaactatgtgaacacagattgtagacgaaatatttcacttataaaaatcaaataacatcagcacttgagaatacattgtacactttacaaaaaacgtttacaataaatgaaaagaaaaaattatacagaaaaatatgaacaagttatgacaatgaaaaataaaatgaaattatgaaatgttgaaatgaggaactaaataatgaataagaaaatagatttaatcactattattagttgttaattgaaaatattgaaaccaattgttttctaaatagatttaggttattgttgaaaatgtcaataccatcattcgcgtctttttcgagaaaaattttgttatatgcgcgacacatacgaccgataggattatgatatgatatgttgttattgtatGCGTCCAGGGTAAATATTCTAGGGTGTCGGTATTTAGAGTTAGTGTTTATGTTGATGGATCTTAAAAACAAGGGTGAATCAATAAcaccgtgtattattttatgcaaatatactaAGTTATTGCAGTCACGACGCATTTCTagtgtttgcaatttaaaatgactaagcCTGTCATTGTAGCATTCGAGTTTACGTCCGTACTGATAGCGAAAACTGAGCAATCGTAAAAatgcatatgctcgtccgccttcttataaaccataaaaaaaagattaaaaagacGAAAGAACACGATTTAAACTCTAATTATGCATGTAACACATTAAAAAGGCACGTAAAACAAGACTTAAGAGAAAcgcttaaaaaaacataactttattttaatacatgatAATGATTAACAAACATCAGCAAGTCATATCATAGCATTGAAATACCTTAATGATGATAAAATAGCAATTTTAACATAGAAAATGTTTGGAATAAATTCAGAAGACAACTTGAGCGAAACATTTAATTAACAGCTTATTTACCTAAAGTAGAAAAATTGAATctcaaaaattcaaaattaaaaaaaaacattcaatgaAATGAAAGCTTCaaaaatttattagtaaaataaaaaaaaacgttacttCTCTGTTGCTGTCAATCTCGGAAAAATTGTTTACATTTCAACAAAACTTGTTCCCATTTGTCTTTAAAAAGACAATGGTAATCATTGCCAAGCGTATTAGGATATGCATGTccaataaattttgttaagttATGTTAAGCAATGTCACTTACTCGTAGTTATTCTAAGCAATCTTTCAATAAACGCGAATAAAAGAAGCTAATTTGTGTATTTTGTGTAACCTTTTCTGTGtatattgtgtaaatatttcCATGAGTGTATAATACTAAAACAAAGGTTCTGGTTTTACCTTTTGCTCCTATCAGTAAGAAGTGAATGTAGCACACGGCAACAATGAGCTGGTGCTTTTCTAGCAATAGCTCCAATAGTCAACAGAATATTACTGTGCAGCTGCCTTTCATCTTCTTCCATATCATCCTTTATATCATCATTACACCCATCGCTACCTTCTGTTCCTCTGAACaagaacaataaaattttgcattacaaaaataaaaaataaacatatatattacaagttGTATATCTCTATATtccaaatttcaaattttgtgtagtcagctttaaaataacaaacttacaaaccaatatatttataatattaagtagcaAGACATCCAACACGTATGAAGTTAACACTCGGGAGTCAAGTCTATAAAATAtcatacttgtatatatatatacacactttgacgagccggttggcgtggttggtggatgcttgcctttcaagctgaaggttgtgggttcaattcccacccaggacagatatttgtgtgcatgaacatatctctttgtcctgaatctgggtgtaattatctatataagtatgtatttacaaaagaaaaatagtatatgtagtatatcagttgtctggtttctatagtacaagctctgtacgagcttaatgggagatggccgtgtgtgaaaaaaggcccaggacattattattattattactgtattacCTGGTTCCATCAGGCGGCGCCAAGCGACATTGTAAGTAAGTGTTGAAGATCTCTATACAATGGTTCATCATTGTTTCATTTGGAAAACCTTCTGCATCATGGACTAATGAACTCCATGTATGAAGAAATTTATTCAAAGATTCTCTCCATACTGTATCATCATTTACCTAGaaggtaattatataataaatgtaacaaaaaattggcttatttctatttaagttttaaaataaaaaaaaaatacttacacctTCTTCAATAACAGATCCTCTAATGCAATGGCAAGTATATGTGGTCAAATATTGAAGGAAAGCTGGAGAAGTTGATGCTATCATAGTTGCTGCAAAGAACTGAACCAATCGTCGATATATTTGTGCTATACCCAACATTTCCCTTTCTGATGGATGAATAAAACCTAAAATCCTCACCAAACTATTTACATAATTCTCTAAGTACTGTTGTTTCACGTTACTGACAGATACAACGACACCGCTCAAACTTGCTAGCTGAACTAAGCATGTAAGTGAAGAATTAAGCAAATCTGGATTGTTTcgaacatacatatgtatttcgAAGAAGAGAGTTAATAATTCTGGTTGCATAATTGTATCTCTCCAATTGAGACTAAGACGCAAAGCAGGTGCAGTGTCACTTTCATATATTGCCTCAAATGCTCCAATCAACCTCTTGGAAAGCAATGGTGATACATGATTCCAACATAAAACAGATTCTACAATTGTTAACAGCTGTTTTGTCAGTGACGCCTGTTCCCCTTCCGGTTGGTGACCTGATCTAACTATTTGTTCTAATACTCCAACGGTAAatctaaatattcttttaagatCCTGacattcaaatgtttttttcagtttaaaatGTACTTCCCATATCAGTCCAACATCAGCTGATTTCACAGTGATGGCATATTCTTGCATTATTGATAATATGAGTGAGCATGCCAATTTTTGCTGACTTATTGGGGAGCTAAGGATAATTTTTTCTAGTTCCTCCAACAATGCTTTTCTTTCTCTTCCACCATCATGAATGCTACCTCTTTTAACTATTACTGCGATtgtctacaaaaatatttaacattaagtaAGTACAGTATTTGTatgcataatatttttcatcatagaactatatattacatatgatAAGTAAGATACCTGTAGTAATTTTTCTCTTAAATAAGTTGGCACTTCTCTTCTGAGAAGGTAAAGCAATAGGTATTCTCTGAGTGACGATATATCATCAACAGATAGTAAGTCCCATTCTCGTATAAGTGCAGTCTTAATAAGACTTGCACCTTCAAAGAGTACACAATCAGTATTTGATTTCTCAAGAATTTCTCTACACAGTTGGTATGGATTCTTAGTACTCCTGAATTCAAGAAAAACGCTTTCTGCCTGATGTCTCTGCTCAGAACTTACTAAATTAGGCGGTGCCtataaaagaatatttcaaaaaatataatataatgtgtaaattttattgtaaataaatacactaatttttaatacaactttttgttatttaaaaatttaacttacCATAAGCACTTGCGCCGCTGCCTCCAACGTTTGTATAGCGGAATTATCCATGATTATTagcagatattaaaaaatagaaatatttttatgaatgaaaaaatattttatttactccaAATCATatcaatacattaatatatttgtcgACCGCATATATCTCGATATTCACATATAGGTAGTGATGTATCACACTCGATGTttcagatatatttaattactatttataagtaacaaatccaaaattattaattttgtattgtgaATGTGATGTGATAGATGTTAACTTAATACCCCATATTTCGTCACAGActaaaaaagcaaatcaagtatcAACATAAATCCTTCCACAAAGAGAAAACAGACTGCTAACTGTCAAAAGATCAATTTGCAAGGAATTTCAGATAGTTTTATTGCTAAAAAAGGGATTTTTTCTTTGAAAACAtaagtaaaacataatatatatttttaaattgataattatacATTGTAACCGTGATCGTTAATACTTCATCAGATGTCTTTGTATCTCatcatttttgaaaatttttacaaaaaatattattggaaccttacttattaagtacttattatttttgggcttttgttgataaaaatgtatgtatttatggcgagcgttaattttaataataattttaatactccGTCAAAGCGAAAGAAAACTAAATAACAATTGATAGGCAAAAGCCAAGTAATAGCCGTTAATATCTCGAAGCGCCCTTTAACCTCCGTTCGAACGTCATTTGAATTTTTCTTATCATTTTTAGGGTTTCACAAATCTGATAAAAAACGTacgtaaaataaagaaaaggtGTCTGTTAATCCGTCGGCCCCAGCGTGTTCACTCTGATGTTTTCGTGTAATAGATTCGAAGTTAAAAGGTACGAATAAAGAGCTGATCTCATCAATATGAGTTTAGCCTAAACAAACGAATTTTGATTTTTGCATACATGACAGATTTACATTCAACCCATGAAGgaacctcacgatgttttcctccgcCGCCGTGAACGACTTGACTTGAAAAAGTCTTTTACGagagtaatatatttaaaacatacttatatacaaatatcaaagtcaattaataagtacaaattatgtatataatatgacgaCATTGATATCAAATTTTGTGTATGATAAATAAGTTTCTATTTTgtgaaacttttttaaataacgtttacTTCAAATACCGAACTAGTACCTTAGTGCTAGTATCTTCAAATAccgatcaaaatatttttacagtgtAAATTTCtagttaaatttaacaaataataaaacgcgtttttttttttttttttatagaataggaaggcggacgagcatatgggccacctgatggtaagtggtcaccaacgctcttagacattggcattgtaagaaatgtcaaccatcgcttacatatccaatgcgccaccaaccttgggaactaagattaaataatgtcccttgtgcctgtaattacactggctcactcacccttcaaaccggaacacaacaatatcaagtattgctgttttgcggtagaatatctgatgagtgggtggtacctacccagacgagcttgcacaaagccctaccaccagtaggcgTTACGTGtggtcaaatcttgcaactgaattttaaattagtttcaaGTGAGTATCACCCAACTGAGCTGACACACATTTTTATACTAGTGGCAAAACAATCTAATATCTAGGACAGTTATGGttcaatgaataaattaaagctggtttttaaaaacaactcATTCGCGTGGTCATTGGCCTATTCtgctattttattcatattttataaggtGCGGGGTTAAATTTcttccaaattaaaaatatttacagaaaccAATcgaatctatattttttttatttccttttttaaatacaacgtaaaacgttgttattttattcacttATTGTTTAATGTACAGAACTTTAGTTTGATTCGCACGTGaccgtttatttttatattcgattcAATCCGATTATgagaacaataaattaatactgtTTTACAATGCGTATTGTCAAATGTTGTCGCTGTTTACTGATTTGTTCTtatgtttaatgttaattaaaaaatattttagcgaTACAATGAAAATATTCCCATAAGATCAATAATTCCTGATAACTTGATAATTATGATGGAGTAGCATGGCTTCATCAAATAATTAAGGAAATTGCTCTTATCCATGCGCTGTtagtacaatattaataaatattaataaaatttgattgttttaattCAAAGCGTCATTAATTATACAAGTAcgcaataaagttatataataactgAAACATTCATTGAAGTATCTGtcttttactaatttaaaaaaaaaaccgaaaaaAATACTCATAAGGTAGTATGATTAGTTTACTGGGGCACTCTCAATGCTTCTGGGAAGGTTTGAGTATATTTTAAAGTTcacaagtatgtatttttaagcATAATTGTTTATTGCTTGATGTAGTaagttcatttataaaaaaaaacgtagttaTTTAATGTGTACTATTaccaaagtaaataaatattaagctaaACCAAGTTTAGCAAGACTAACTTTTGTTCTTCAACTAAATTAGTCATTATTTAAGTttctttaattgttattttcaaGGTCTTGTAATCTTTTTTGTAACAAATCATGATCTAATCTATGCTTACATAAAAATTTACCATTAAAGAATAGAACTGGTATATCATATCTATATAGTCTTAGCCACCTGAGATTTTCTTTCTTTGTTATATCAACTTTTtgaattataagtttatttttatatggttCTAACTCTTCCATTGCTATGTCACATAATTGACATGGGTCTTTTGTGTAGAATGTCAAAATAGGCGGGCCATCAACACCATCATCTCTGAAAAATTACAATGTCTAAGGAAAAGTTATAAATGAtactataattaacattttaaacattatttttattattaaaatattctgcttttatatattttaaataatttaataaaaaaccacaatataatttttatatgaaatgtgATATAAAACAATTGCTTAAAGCTAGCTTAATAATACATAGTATGAAATTCACCTAACAATAATTGTAGCAAATAAAGAAGGCACTAACGGATACTTATCcaaagtatttttcttttaatcttttatttataataattttatttacaacaaatttatatttctttaagatTTTTTCAATCATATTAATTCAGTGTCACAGATAACATTCATATGATTTGCATAAACTTACAATTTTTCGATCATAATAGAAGACGCACCACCACCTCCATTACAGATAGATGCCACACCCTTTTCACCTTTCTTTAAAGCATGACATAAGTGCACAACAATGCGTGCACCGGACATACCAATAGGATGTCCAAGACTAACTGCACCACCATGAACGTTAACCTTGGCAGGGTCTAGATCTAACAGTTTTTGATTTGCAACAGCTACCACACTAAAAGCTTCATTGATTTCCCAAAGAGCTACATCTTCCTTTTTAACTCCAgtctttttcaataaattaggAATAGCAACTGCTGGTGCAATTGGGAAGTCTATTGGATCGCACTCCCCATCAGCATAACCAACAACACGAGCCAAGGGCTTAATATTTAATCTCTGAGCTGCCTCAGCAGTCATCAATACCAATGCAGCTGCTCCATCGTTTAAAGTGGAAGCATTGCCAGCTGTAACTGTGCCATTTTCCCTTTGAAAAACAGTTGCCAATTTACCAAACTTttcaaaattaacttttttgtacTCCTCATCTTCTGAAAATATAACTGGTGGAGCACCTCTCTTTTGAGGAACTGACACCGACACTAATTCATCAGCAAAAGCTTTAGCTTCATATGCAGCTGCACTTCTCTTATAGCTAGACATGGCATAATCATCTTGCTGTTGTCTGGTGATTTCTAATTTCTTAGCTGTATTTTCAGCACAATTTCCCATGTGGAATTTGTTATACACATCAGTTAACCCATCAAATACGATACCATCAACTAATTGCATTCCACCGTAAGCAGTTTCacctctttttaaataaaagggcACATTTGACATGGATTCCATACCTCCAGCAAGTATAACATCTTGGGTACCAGTTTGTAGACCTTGAGTTGCTAGCATCACGGATTTCATTCCTGACGCGCATACTTTATTCACCGTGGTGCATATGGTGCTTTTAGGGAGACCAGCAAATATCACGGCTTGTCTGGCAGGAGCTTGTCCAAGAAACCCTGAACAAACATTGCCCATgtaaacctaaaaaaaaaaattaactacatgggtattttttttctttttaagtataaacaagtaaaaaaaataattcgtagAATACTTTCCCGGTGTTAACTAAAGAAAAATGATTCTTATCTAAGTCTTTGATGCTTGATAACGTATCTTATTTAacagatttttttcttataagaaaatttttggtaatttaataattatataattaatgggGTAGAGCacaaaattagtaataaaatattaagtaagcaTGTATATTCCATATCATCAAATATAACTGTAAAATAGAAAGTAGGCAAACATGAACTAACCTCTTTAACTTCTTCATTTGGAATGCCGGCTCTTTCAATGGCTGCTTTAACAGCGACGGCACCTAATTCTGTTGCTGACAAACTAGCAAGACTTCCTCTAAATGAACCCATAGGTGTTCTAACTGCTGATGCAATAACGACATCGTTGAGAGAAACTTTGGTGGAGTACGCTGCCATTGCTCTTGATAACTATTAgcaaataaaaagacaaaatagtACCAATTTTTTAAGATAGATATCTGttacagtattattattatttttcatctatTTATCTTATActataatacgaaaaaaaaagttttttttgtactaaaccTTACACTACGACAGCCTAAAAGCGACTGATACTCTCAGCTCaggtgtaatataatataaaaacgaaaaatactTCGTCTTGAGCTTGGCGCATTGAAGACTTTAAATGAATACGTACCATACTCCTGGGAAGCATTTTTATGCTAATTAATCTTGTTCCTTTcagaaatatcatatttattctaTTCACGGATAAACGATACTTATCGGATTGAATACTCGCGACAAAAGACTACAAATCAAATCTACaagttatcaaataattaaaaaaatatttattcaaagttATCTAAGTTTatgctatataaatatcaatcttTTGTCTTGTAAATAAGGATCAAAATTTGgtgtacaaaattatacaaatgtaatCTTTGACCCTGCGATGTAAGATCGAGTTTATAAGGATATGTTCACACTTTGGTGTAGgtaatataattctattaaaaattacgtACATGTAAGTAGtgcttattgtaaataattcgaTCATCGCTAGATAATATGTTACTGATGATAtacatcattaattaaa
Coding sequences within:
- the LOC126772492 gene encoding acetyl-CoA acetyltransferase, mitochondrial isoform X3 — translated: MIFLKGTRLISIKMLPRSMLSRAMAAYSTKVSLNDVVIASAVRTPMGSFRGSLASLSATELGAVAVKAAIERAGIPNEEVKEVYMGNVCSGFLGQAPARQAVIFAGLPKSTICTTVNKVCASGMKSVMLATQGLQTGTQDVILAGGMESMSNVPFYLKRGETAYGGMQLVDGIVFDGLTDVYNKFHMGNCAENTAKKLEITRQQQDDYAMSSYKRSAAAYEAKAFADELVSVSVPQKRGAPPVIFSEDEEYKKVNFEKFGKLATVFQRENGTVTAGNASTLNDGAAALVLMTAEAAQRLNIKPLARVVGYADGECDPIDFPIAPAVAIPNLLKKTGVKKEDVALWEINEAFSVVAVANQKLLDLDPAKVNVHGGAVSLGHPIGMSGARIVVHLCHALKKGEKGVASICNGGGGASSIMIEKL
- the LOC126772492 gene encoding acetyl-CoA acetyltransferase, mitochondrial isoform X1 — its product is MIFLKGTRLISIKMLPRSMLSRAMAAYSTKVSLNDVVIASAVRTPMGSFRGSLASLSATELGAVAVKAAIERAGIPNEEVKEVYMGNVCSGFLGQAPARQAVIFAGLPKSTICTTVNKVCASGMKSVMLATQGLQTGTQDVILAGGMESMSNVPFYLKRGETAYGGMQLVDGIVFDGLTDVYNKFHMGNCAENTAKKLEITRQQQDDYAMSSYKRSAAAYEAKAFADELVSVSVPQKRGAPPVIFSEDEEYKKVNFEKFGKLATVFQRENGTVTAGNASTLNDGAAALVLMTAEAAQRLNIKPLARVVGYADGECDPIDFPIAPAVAIPNLLKKTGVKKEDVALWEINEAFSVVAVANQKLLDLDPAKVNVHGGAVSLGHPIGMSGARIVVHLCHALKKGEKGVASICNGGGGASSIMIEKLDDGVDGPPILTFYTKDPCQLCDIAMEELEPYKNKLIIQKVDITKKENLRWLRLYRYDIPVLFFNGKFLCKHRLDHDLLQKRLQDLENNN
- the LOC126772492 gene encoding acetyl-CoA acetyltransferase, mitochondrial isoform X2 is translated as MAAYSTKVSLNDVVIASAVRTPMGSFRGSLASLSATELGAVAVKAAIERAGIPNEEVKEVYMGNVCSGFLGQAPARQAVIFAGLPKSTICTTVNKVCASGMKSVMLATQGLQTGTQDVILAGGMESMSNVPFYLKRGETAYGGMQLVDGIVFDGLTDVYNKFHMGNCAENTAKKLEITRQQQDDYAMSSYKRSAAAYEAKAFADELVSVSVPQKRGAPPVIFSEDEEYKKVNFEKFGKLATVFQRENGTVTAGNASTLNDGAAALVLMTAEAAQRLNIKPLARVVGYADGECDPIDFPIAPAVAIPNLLKKTGVKKEDVALWEINEAFSVVAVANQKLLDLDPAKVNVHGGAVSLGHPIGMSGARIVVHLCHALKKGEKGVASICNGGGGASSIMIEKLDDGVDGPPILTFYTKDPCQLCDIAMEELEPYKNKLIIQKVDITKKENLRWLRLYRYDIPVLFFNGKFLCKHRLDHDLLQKRLQDLENNN